The genomic interval ACTCGAAATTTCAGTGCAGAGGAGCTCGAGGCTTCGGGGGAGGAACCCGAAATCGCATTGAATAGGAGCTCAGGACTTCGGAGGAGAAAATCGAAATCGCAGTTCAGAGGAACTCGAGAACTCAAAGTCACAGTACAGAGGAGCTCGAGGGGGGGGggtagaagaaggaaaaaaaggggacgggagaagagaaagaaagaaatagagaggaAGGAAGAAAGGTAAACTCGGGAGTTGGGGAGAGGGGAACGAAATGGTCgaaatgaaaattcaaaatctatCAAAAAGGCTTGGAGCCCCTGTTTCGACGCATAAAGTGTGCAATTCAGATGCAATAAACAGTGACTGCTGCAAGACTTCTTTCTACTAAGAATAGCATGCAGACCACAATGAGTTGTGAAagcaaaataagagaaaataaaatagcagGCTGTAGAACACGGCTAGGCTTGCAGCCGAGCCAGGGTTGATCTATCAAAGTATACCCACACCTGTCAATCTCACCAACTTGTCACCTCTCCTCTATCCCTCAAACACCATACCATACTATATTCTTAAATTACTcgcaaaataaattatttagtaaaaaaaatttaaaaataaaataaacttccCATTTTATTTATCCCCACAATTATTCAAAATGCcaaacttttataaaactaataaattccctcttcttctctctctctttctcacaaACCAACccacccccctcccccaaaTGGAGAAAGGCGAGGGCTCAATGGCGGAGGCAGACGAAACGCACAACACGACCCACCACCTGGCGGCCCCACCAGGTTTGACCCAGGCCGAGTTCGACGAGTTAAAGCGGCTAGTGATCGAGTTCCACACCTACAAGCTCGGCTCGGGCCAATGTTCCTCCCTACTCGCGCAGCGCATTAACGCGCCTCTCCACGCCGTCTGGTCCTTTGTCCGGCGTTTCGACCAGCCCCAGACCTACAAACACTTCATCAGGAGCTGCACGGTGAAGGAGAACTTCAGGATGACCGTCGGATGTACCAGGGATGTGAATGTCATCTCCGGGTTACCGGCGGACGCCAGTACCGAGAGGCTCGATATGTTGGACGAAGACCGGCATGTCACCGGGTTCAGTATCATCGGAGGGGAACACAGGCTGAAAAACTACCGGTCGGTCACGTCAGTGCACGGGTTCCACCGCGACGGGAAGATCTGGACCGTGGTGTTGGAATCGTATGTAGTGGATGTACCGGAGGGAAACACCGAGGAAGACACGCGTCTGTTTGCGGACACCGTCGTGAGGTTGAATCTGCAGAAGCTGGCATCCGTCGCCGAAGCCATGGCCCGTGACGGTGACGGTAAGTCTGAGGCCTTTTAacctttaagaaaaaaaacacgGATTTCATGAAACCCAAAaacacacccaaaaaaaaaaagtggggatTTTTCttcgtctattttctttttcttttctcactgAAATTGAGTTTTGGGTTTTTACCTTTGAAATGTAAAATCACCGAAATATCTTTGGTGCAAAAACAGATTGACTGGGGCAGTATTGACCTCCCTTTCAATTTTCTGTCCTGCCCGAGTTGGTTGTTTGAATTTAATATGAACATCGTCCACATTGTTCAGAATTTCAGTATCAAATATTGTACAAGATCTAGACATGTTATGTCTTTGATACTGGATATTGATGTCTTTTTTGTTCTCGTGTCATGTGAATATCAAGTTACTTTTTTCTGGGAATTTCTGGGTGACAAACCCAGAAGATGAATTCGATATCTTTCCATTTACATTTTTCATACATTATAATTTCACGAGACTTTCGTCCTCTTAATTATTTGCTGAGTAAAGACAACACATGAGAGGAAGCAAGCTAGCAAGCAAGAAAGAGTTCcttaataaaaaccaaaaaagaaaagggtaaGATAACAGTGACGATTTAGGCATCAGTCTTACTGTTAGTATCAGCTTTA from Juglans regia cultivar Chandler chromosome 2, Walnut 2.0, whole genome shotgun sequence carries:
- the LOC108993976 gene encoding abscisic acid receptor PYR1, translated to MEKGEGSMAEADETHNTTHHLAAPPGLTQAEFDELKRLVIEFHTYKLGSGQCSSLLAQRINAPLHAVWSFVRRFDQPQTYKHFIRSCTVKENFRMTVGCTRDVNVISGLPADASTERLDMLDEDRHVTGFSIIGGEHRLKNYRSVTSVHGFHRDGKIWTVVLESYVVDVPEGNTEEDTRLFADTVVRLNLQKLASVAEAMARDGDGKSEAF